The Nycticebus coucang isolate mNycCou1 chromosome 2, mNycCou1.pri, whole genome shotgun sequence genome includes a window with the following:
- the ZFP90 gene encoding zinc finger protein 90 homolog translates to MPPRPPTAAPQESVTFKDVSVDFTQEEWHHINTAQRSLYRDVMLENYSHLVSIGYQVPKPEVIFKLEQGEEPWISEGEIQKPFCPDWKTRPEAKSSYLPQNVSEVSHSTDNFSCATLEDSCDVNSQLERHQEKWKKHLEPETPTQKKIVTLQESFEQNKFGENSKLNTDLITQLNIPLRVGLSECETLGSNSGHNSDLVNQNNILPKKKPYKCNKCRKAFIHRSSLTKHEKTHKGEGAFPNGTDQGIYPGKKHHECTDCGKTFLWKTQLTEHQRIHTGEKPFECNVCGKAFRHSSSLGQHENAHTGEKPYQCSLCGKAFQRSSSLVQHQRIHTGEKPYRCNLCGRSFRHGTSLTQHEVTHSGEKPFQCKECGKAFSRCSSLVQHERTHTGEKPFECSICGRAFGQSPSLYKHMRIHKRGKPYQSNNYSIDFKHSSSLKQDEGTVTEVKSYHCDDCGEDFSHITDFTDHQRIHSGENPYDCEQAFSQQPISHPGEKPYQCNVCGKAFKRSTSFIEHHRIHTGEKPYECNECGEAFSRRSSLTQHERTHTGEKPYECIDCGKAFSQSSSLIQHERTHTGEKPYECNECGRAFRKKTNLHDHQRIHTGEKPYSCKECGKNFSRSSALTKHQRIHTRNKF, encoded by the exons GAATCAGTGACATTCAAAGATGTGTCTGTGGACTTCACCCAGGAAGAATGGCACCACATCAACACTGCTCAGAGGAGCTTATACAGggatgtgatgctggagaactACAGCCACCTGGTTTCCATTG GATATCAAGTTCCCAAGCCAGAGGTGATCTTCAAATTGGAGCAAGGAGAAGAGCCATGGATATCAGAGGGAGAAATCCAAAAGCCTTTCTGTCCAG ACTGGAAGACCAGGCCTGAAGCCAAATCATCATATCTGCCGCAGAATGTATCAGAAGTATCCCATAGCACAGATAATTTCTCATGTGCCACATTAGAAGACTCCTGCGATGTTAACAGCCAGTTAGAGAGGCACCAGGAAAAGTGGAAGAAACATCTGGAGCCAGAGACACCCACCCAGAAGAAAATAGTCACACTACAAGAAAGCTTTGAGCAAAATAAATTTGGTGAAAACTCTAAGTTGAACACAGATCTGATTACACAACTGAACATTCCTTTGAGAGTAGGGCTTAGTGAATGTGAGACTCTTGGAAGCAATTCAGGACATAATTCAGACTTAGTTAATCAGAACAATATCCTTCCAAaaaagaaaccctataaatgtaataaatgtagAAAAGCCTTTATTCATAGATCATCACTTACTAAACATGAGAAAACTCACAAAGGAGAGGGAGCTTTCCCCAATGGTACAGATCAGGGAATTTATCCTGGAAAGAAACACCATGAATGTACTGACTGTGGGAAAACCTTCCTGTGGAAGACACAGCTTACTGAGCATCAGAGGATTcacactggggagaaacccttTGAATGCAATGTCTGTGGAAAGGCCTTCAGGCATAGCTCATCCCTTGGTCAACATGAGAATgctcacacaggagagaaaccctatcaGTGTAGTCTCTGTGGGAAAGCTTTCCAGCGCAGCTCTTCCCTTGTTCAACaccagagaattcacactggagagaagccctatcGATGTAATCTATGTGGGAGGTCCTTTAGGCATGGCACATCCCTCACTCAGCATGAGGTCACACACAGCGGAGAGAAGCCCTTccaatgtaaagaatgtgggaaagccttcagtcGATGTTCTTCCCTTGTCCAACATGAGAGgactcatactggagagaaacctttcGAATGTAGCATATGTGGGAGGGCTTTTGGTCAGAGCCCATCCCTTTACAAACATATGAGGATTCATAAGAGAGGTAAACCTTACCAAAGCAATAACTACAGCATAGATTTTAAGCATAGCTCATCTCTTAAGCAAGATGAAGGCACTGTCACTGAAGTAAAATCCTATCATTGTGATGACTGTGGGGAAGATTTCAGTCACATTACAGACTTTACTGACCATCAGAGGATCCATTCTGGAGAGAACCCCTATGATTGTGAACAGGCCTTTAGTCAACAACCTATTTCTCAtcctggagagaaaccatatcaATGTAATgtatgtggaaaagctttcaaaagGAGTACAAGTTTCATAGAGCATCacagaattcatactggagaaaaaccctatgaGTGTAATGAGTGTGGAGAAGCTTTCAGTAGACGTTCATCACTTACTCAACATGAGAGGAcccacactggagaaaaaccctatgaatgtatagactgtgggaaagccttcagtcAAAGTTCATCTCTAATTCAGCATGAGAGAACTCATACCGGAGAGAAACCCTacgaatgtaatgaatgtggacgAGCCTTCCGAAAGAAAACCAACCTGCATgatcatcagagaattcatactggagaaaaaccctattcttgtaaggaatgtgggaaaaaCTTTAGCCGAAGCTCAGCTCTTACTAAACACCAGAGAATTCATACACGAAATAAATTTTAG